The Candidatus Dormiibacterota bacterium genomic interval AAGATCATATTCACGAGATTACGGCGGCCGTACACGCGGTCGGCGGCTTGATGTATTACGACGGCGCCAATGCCAACGCGATCATGGGTAACGTGCGTCCGGGTGACATGGGCTTCGATCTCATGCATCTCAACCTGCACAAGACGTTCACGATTCCGCACGGCGGAGGCGGAGCGGGGCACGGCCCGATCGGCGTTGCCGCCCATTTGGTGGACTACCTTCCAACGCCGCTCGTCGTGGCCACGCCTAAATCGAACGGCGAAGCCATGGGCTCGCCGAGCGATCGGCTGACGTTCGCATTGGACTTCGATCGTCCCAAATCGATCGGCCCGATACGTTCTTTCTGGTCGAACTTCGCGCATGCGGTTCGCGCGCTGGCCTACATCTATTCCAACGGTGCGGAGGGCCTCACCAAGGTCTCGCAACTCGCGGTGCTCAACGCCAACTACGTGCGCGTCAAGGTCTCCGAGTTCTTGGAGGCCCCATACCCCGAGATTTGCCGCCACGAGTTCGTCGTCTCAGCTCAGGCATTGAAGAAGGCGACGGGCGTGAAGGCGCTCGATATCGCCAAGGCCTTGCTCGATCACGGCATGATGGCGCCGACGGTCTACTTCCCGCTCCTGGTCCCAGAGTGCCTGATGATCGAGCCGACCGAGACCGAATCCAAGGAGACGCTCGATCACTTCGTCGAGGTGCTCCGCGGGATCGTCCAGACCGCTCAGAGCGACCCGCAGCAGCTCTTCGATGCTCCGGTGACCACGGTCGTCGGCCGAGTCGACGAGACCAGGGCAGCCCGCCAGCCCAATCTGCGCTGGGAACCCCAAAGAGGATAACCCTTCTGGCAGGCTCTTCTTGGGTGTAGAGGCTATAATGGTGGTAATCGGGGGGCGCAACTTGGGCCCCCTTCCACGTCTCTCTTACGGGTTGATCGAATGCGGATCAAGTACGAAGTGTCGGCCGGCGGGCTCGTCCTACGCCCGCGCGAGACGACCTATGATTCATTGCTCATCGGTCGCGGTACTCCGCGCGTTTGGACGCTGCCCAAGGGACATGTGGAAGTGCGCGAATCGAACGAGCAAGCTGCGCTGCGCGAAGTTCGCGAGGAGACCGGTTGCTGGGCCGAATTGCTCACGCGGCTCAACGAGATCTCGTACTGGTTCTACGTGGGAAAGTCGAAGCACAAGAAATCGGTGACCTTCTACCTGATGCGGTACCTCTCGGGCGATACCGCCAACCACGACCATGAGGTTGACG includes:
- the gcvPB gene encoding aminomethyl-transferring glycine dehydrogenase subunit GcvPB, translated to MSTLTPDSTQPLIFELGQEGRANRYVETGKPLEAFLPSSLLRSELPLPDNSELDVVRHFTKLSQRTFGIDLGFYPLGSCTMKYNPRVNDAMASLPQFRDLHPYTPDDMAQGALQVMYELERNLASLFGMAAFSLNPSAGAHAELAALLIAKKYFKDRGEVRRDKVIVPDTAHGTNPASAAMCGFKVISLPSDERGRVSVEEIKKVLGPDTAVCMMTNPNTLGLFEDHIHEITAAVHAVGGLMYYDGANANAIMGNVRPGDMGFDLMHLNLHKTFTIPHGGGGAGHGPIGVAAHLVDYLPTPLVVATPKSNGEAMGSPSDRLTFALDFDRPKSIGPIRSFWSNFAHAVRALAYIYSNGAEGLTKVSQLAVLNANYVRVKVSEFLEAPYPEICRHEFVVSAQALKKATGVKALDIAKALLDHGMMAPTVYFPLLVPECLMIEPTETESKETLDHFVEVLRGIVQTAQSDPQQLFDAPVTTVVGRVDETRAARQPNLRWEPQRG
- a CDS encoding NUDIX hydrolase; the encoded protein is MRIKYEVSAGGLVLRPRETTYDSLLIGRGTPRVWTLPKGHVEVRESNEQAALREVREETGCWAELLTRLNEISYWFYVGKSKHKKSVTFYLMRYLSGDTANHDHEVDEARWFDVMAARRALKYVNEKRLIDLGLEYLAANPEVFPEVPILARTAEQKTS